The window tgaatgaaaggttttgatttttgaatgaAGTTGAAGAGGCTATCAACTCTTATTTATAGCGTACAACTATAACTGGGTCAGCTACAGAAAAATGTTGAATTCAATGGCTGACTGGCTTGACCAATTCCTATATTGGCTgactttttcattttaatttttttggggagtTAAGTTTATTGGCTGACCCATTctgtatttataattttctatgTTCAAAAATTTTGTCTTGTTTACAGTGTCTCAAACTATAACTGGGTTACGACGTAGctatttgtttaattattacTACAATCTGAttgttttcttatattttttgtgtCATACAATTTTAGATATCTATAAGAGGTCAACATCTCAAAGTCGATAGCATGTGTCCTTTTCATTCACACACATGTCGAAAGTTTAGTATAGTGTTTGacaataaataatagaaaaaaataataaatttatatgaaagTAATTATTTACAATTTACGGTAAAacttattatcaaataataataaattgttgTGGtgttgaaaaattattatatatacgTATGTCATTTATTTGGTTCTTGATATTGGATTTTGAGGACCCTTGGTTTAAATTGATATTAAAAGCTCAAATTATGTACTGAAGAGAGatctataaaaattttcctccaaaaaataaaaaaaggagatttataaaaaaaaaattataaataatagtaaCCAAGAAAACTTACAAATTGAAGCCTAATTCAACTATTTTCATTAGTAGAGGGCGGAATTCAAATATTGCATCTTGGTCTAAATTGATGTTAAGAGCTCAAATTATGTACTTGGAAAACAAAAgagatttataaaaattaaaaaaaaaaattataaataataggAACCAAGAAAACTTTCAAATTGGAGCCTATTTCAACTATTTTCATTAGTGGAgggaaattcaaatattgcaacTGTGAAATAGAGATTGAAATTGAGCGACAAGAGGATAACTTACAAATTGTGATTTATCGTTTTATTATACTTACCTCATGTGATTTAATATAATTCCACTgtaacatttttgtttttacaattCATAGATGCAATCATGCAACAAGTTCTCTTGTGATTCAATATCATTCCATTGTaacatttttcatcttttacaaTTAATAGATGCAACAAGGTGTAGAAACATTAATATGAGCATATGACTGTAAGAGATTCATTGGTAATATCACGTTATCTTTTTCATCACTGCACACTTTAATGTAATACAAAACTTTAGCATTAAAAAACATGTGGTACTAATTCAAAAtgtagatttcaaaattttttttttattattgtttttagtcCCAAtttgataaacaaaaaatttcattactttagtttcttgaaaaaaaaaatttgttatcaaCCATAGTGTTTCGTGCTAATATCAAATTCCTTATACAACattcataataataatcaacacttttttttcactttgaataataataatttaaattttacaaaattcaaaagaataCTCTTaaaattctttcattttttttttctttttagcaatATTGTTCAACATTTCCATGCGTATGCATTTGTTACaagctattatatatatatatatatatatatatatatatattaaaagtaaaaGCTTAGAGAAAATCCATTTAGGTttcaattggattctcaattttgcaacACATgcctcatttaattttttatttttgtgtcaagtgaaatattaagtgtaaaaattaaatagtccaaatccaattaaattttaaattggatttcaattgaagtctaattttgcgccatgtgtcctttttttgtgacaaatgaattattgggtacaaaaaccaaagaatctaaatccaattaaattttaaatcatttcatattttaaaaatgtatggtttaaaaaatgtgtaagctaatatcatatataatttgaatatcttctaaaaaaatgtataataatgatgttattttgattgtttttaattatgtcTTGCATATGCATAGGGCTACACACTAGTTTAGACATAAAGTAAAAACTGAAAGacaattcaattaaattttcagttggtgtctaattttgcgccacaagtttcattttgtttttttaatttttataccaAATGAGTTATTAGTGCAAAAGCGAAAgagtcaaaaataaataaagaggaaggaaaaagaaatgtttGGTTTGACTCTGACAAGGTATTGACATGATTCTTGGCAACCGGGATAGGTGAAaattaaaagtaataataatgaaaatggaatttatatttatgttggaATTAAGCTTTAAATTAGGTTTTGTTCCCCATCTAAACCAAGTCTAAATCTAAACTACACTCTAGCATAACagaaaattaataacatttgctatcaatatttttttttcttatagtaTTATTATACAAATAGTGGTTGGACGtacaaactaaaattgaaaatttcagggataacaatttaaattatttttttatttgtttcaaataaacttatatttattttataagttaattatttctattttcaaatatgtaaacattatatacattatatatggactaagtaaaaatttaatatgCATTTAGTGATGCTAATTTGTAAACgtatctcatatatatatatatatatatatatatatatatgagactACAAACTAGATCATTAAAACAAGAATGCACAGctaataaattgtaattaaaataaactTGAATGCCCTTAAAATTGCAATTTTCAATGCactaattgtgtttttttttttttaaaggcaaaattagttaataaaaaaatatgctaaaatgtaaattgcaCCAGTAAATTAAATCTAACCGTTTGActgaaattcatttcagtcctttaactttactttcattcaattgagtCATTTAAGTATCAAATTGATTTAATTTAGGTCTTTGGtccaattttcattttattatatgttagaaactaagaaaatacatacatgcatattcttttacaaactatttttgCACAAGTaactaatataaaatttgagaattaaataattttactatGTTGGAAGATTTTACaaagaattaattaagttataaaCAATTGATGAATCAACAAATTGAATTAGCTATGTACAAATATACAAAACTAGAAAAGCTTGCTTGCGAATTCGTCTACATGGGAAGAAGCTGACTTTCTAGCGAGTTCTCTGAGTTGTGATAAGCTTCTCCCTAGTTTCAAAGCCACCTTCATTTCAAACAATTCcccattttctcttttctccaaATCTCTTTCCTCAAGTGTGGTCTCAATTGATTCTTGCAATAACTGGAAAAAGCCACCACAGTTTCTATACATCTCAATCACCATCCCAACTTGTCCACCATGCTCAAAAGCATTAACTGTGCTAGCTAAAGCCCCAGCAGCCACTGCCACTATTGGTGCCCATGATCCATTACCAACAAAAGCTGAGCCCAAGGCTGCAATGCCTGTGAGTAATGGACCTGAGATAGCTAAAGTCTTGTTGATCTTCAATGCCAAGTTGCCAAGTCTTACGTAGTCCTCAATGTCTTTTCTCTCCACCACCTTAACAATCTCTCGCATTTCCATTTCAAGTTCCTCAGTCCATCCATTGTTACATTGTTTGCCTTCATGTAAgaagtttttcttttgtagtaCTTGATTTTTAGGCCACCAAACAGCTGGCTCAAACTTTGCAGGGAATTTTTCAAGCATTGCACCAAGCAAGGGAAGTGGGTAGGCTTTATCAAGTGCCAAAACTTTTTCCATCACCTCCTTCACATCTTCTTGAGTTGGAGTTCCAATGGCGAGCAAGGTTTGGATTTGGCTCTGGAGCTGCTTGAAATATCTTGTAGCATTATGCTGTTCTTCAGCAAGCTGTGAAGGCTgaattttattcattattagCAACATTCCCGTGGCCACGGAATACAAAAGAGTGGACGATAATTTCAACGCCAAAAGGGGCATTCCAATGCCACCAGCTGTGGCTGCAACACCAGCCATTGTTGCGGCAGTGAGAATCATCATGTTGACGGAGTTTAgaagaagggtgttccaattGTCACGTTGTTCTCCAATGTTGGCGTGCATCTCTACTCTATCAGCTACAGCCTCTAAGATAGCATAGAGCTGAGTGGTAACAATATTTGTACTAGAGTTGTGTGATCTATCTTCAATGACATGATTGGTCTTTTCTACTGGGATTGTTTTTATGAACCCATCTCTTATATTCAGTTCCTCACCTAGATTTCTCATTGGTATTTTtggaagtgagagagagagttttggaaGCTTTGGGACATGAATAGCAGCATTGATTTTCCTTGAACAACAACATGAAGAGGATGATGAAGGTAATAGAAGAACTGAAGCCATTTGATTAAGAGGTTTTCACTTTTGGTTCTTGTGTATATATGTTGTGGAAAAGAaaggttttgatttttgaatgaAGGTGATGAGGCTCTCAACTCTTATTTATAGCTTGGAACTATAACTGAGTCAGCTACAGAAAAATGTTGAATTCAATGGCTGACTGGCCTGATCCATTCGTATTGgctgactttttctttttctttttcttttttttggttaattttagtGGCTGACCCATTctgtatttataattttctatgTTCAAAAATGTTGTCTTGTTGTTTATTGTGTCGAACTATAACTGGGTCGCGACGTAGCTATTAGTCTATTACTACAAACTGATTGTTTTCTTATATTACAATTTTGGATATCTCTATGAGGCGGGTCAACATCTCCAAGTCGAAAGCATGTGTCCTTTTCATATGCACACCAAGTCCAAAGTTTAGTACAGTAACGTA of the Quercus robur chromosome 10, dhQueRobu3.1, whole genome shotgun sequence genome contains:
- the LOC126702451 gene encoding probable F-box protein At4g22030, which codes for MASVLLLPSSSSSCCCSRKINAAIHVPKLPKLSLSLPKIPMRNLGEELNIRDGFIKTIPVEKTNHVIEDRSHNSSTNIVTTQLYAILEAVADRVEMHANIGEQRDNWNTLLLNSVNMMILTAATMAGVAATAGGIGMPLLALKLSSTLLYSVATGMLLIMNKIQPSQLAEEQHNATRYFKQLQSQIQTLLAIGTPTQEDVKEVMEKVLALDKAYPLPLLGAMLEKFPAKFEPAVWWPKNQVLQKKNFLHEGKQCNNGWTEELEMEMREIVKVVERKDIEDYVRLGNLALKINKTLAISGPLLTGIAALGSAFVGNGSWAPIVAVAAGALASTVNAFEHGGQVGMVIEMYRNCGGFFQLLQESIETTLEERDLEKRENGELFEMKVALKLGRSLSQLRELARKSASSHVDEFASKLF